A single genomic interval of Rhinatrema bivittatum chromosome 12, aRhiBiv1.1, whole genome shotgun sequence harbors:
- the TSPAN2 gene encoding tetraspanin-2 isoform X1 encodes MLEAQLTDFDTGLSAQSRRCNALRSAQRTTLPALARASKTPHEIRVRLASPKCASKQAQSSLSLSMLYPWPWLQALSLSMLYPWPWLQDVSLSMLYPWPWLQALSLSMLYPWPWLQVFSLSMLYLWPWLQALCLSMLYPWPWLKAFPLSMLYPWPWLQAFPLSMLYPWPWLQVVSLSMLYPWPWLQAFPLSMLYPWPWLQVVSLSMLYPWPWLQAFPLSMLYPWPWLQAFPLSMLYPWPWLKAFPLSMLFPLQTKGVPVKCPSVGFTAVLLQQRVLCSHNRPHTRRAVPRHHNEPTERECHHNCRGKKR; translated from the coding sequence ATGCTTGAGGCACAACTCACAGACTTTGACACAGGGCTTAGTGCACAGTCGCGCCGATGCAATGCActgcgctcggctcagcgcacgACTTTACCGGCGCTTGCACGCGCGTCTAAAACCCCTCATGAAATAAGGGTAAGATTAGCgagtccaaaatgcgcgtccaaacaagcgcaaagctctctctctctgtccatgctgTATCCGTGGCCTTGgctacaggctctctctctgtccatgctgtatccatggccttggctacaGGATGTCTCTCTGTCCATGCTgtatccatggccttggctacaggctctctctctgtccatgctgtatccatggccttggctacaGGTTTTCTCTCTGTCCATGCTGTATCTATGGCCTTGGCTACAGGCTCTCTGTCTGTCCATGCTgtatccatggccttggctaaaGGCTTTTCCTCTGTCCATGCTgtatccatggccttggctacaGGCTTTCCCTCTGTCCATGCTgtatccatggccttggctacaGGTTGTCTCTCTGTCCATGCTgtatccatggccttggctacaGGCTTTCCCTCTGTCCATGCTgtatccatggccttggctacaGGTTGTCTCTCTGTCCATGCTgtatccatggccttggctacaGGCTTTCCCTCTGTCCATGCTgtatccatggccttggctacaGGCTTTCCCTCTGTCCATGCTgtatccatggccttggctaaaGGCTTTTCCTCTGTCTATGCTGTTTCCCCTGCAGACAAAGGGGGTCCCTGTCAAGTGTCCCAGCGTGGGTTTTACTGCTGTTCTGCTACAACAGCGAGTGCTCTGTAGCCACAACAGGCCCCACACCAGGCGTGCAGTGCCCCGCCATCACAACGAGCCCACAGAACGCGAATGCCACCACAACTGCCGGGGCAAAAAAAGATGA